In one Haloplanus salinus genomic region, the following are encoded:
- a CDS encoding ATP synthase subunit A, whose protein sequence is MSQADTTVREDGIIDSVSGPVVTAVDLDARMNDVVYVGDEGLMGEVIEIEGDVTTIQVYEETSGVGPGEPVENTGNPLTVDLGPGLLDTIYDGVQRPLDVLESKMNSAFLDRGVDAPGIDLEKEWEFTPEAEEGDEVGRGDIIGTVPETVTIEHKVLVPPDALDEGETAEVVSVEDGEFTVDETVAELDNGEEIRMRQEWPVREARPAGEKQTPTEPLLTGQRVQDGLFPIAKGGTAAIPGPFGSGKTVTQQQLAKWSDADIVVYIGCGERGNEMTEVIEDFPELPDPQTGNPLMARTTLIANTSNMPVAARESCVYTGITIAEYYRDMGYDVALMADSTSRWAEAMREISSRLEEMPGEEGYPAYLAARLSQFYERAGYFENINDTEGSISVVGAVSPPGGDFSEPVTQNTLRIVKCFWALDADLAERRHFPSINWNESYSLYRDQLDPWFVDNVAEDFPEVRQWAVDTLDEEGELQEIVQLVGKDALPEDQQLTLEVARYIREAWLQQNAFHDVDTYCEPDKTYLILTTIKTFNDEAFDALEAGVPVEEITAVDALPRINRIGVQEDYEAYMDELKDEITEQIRELY, encoded by the coding sequence ATGAGTCAGGCAGACACGACCGTCCGAGAGGACGGCATCATCGACAGCGTGAGTGGTCCGGTCGTGACCGCCGTCGACCTCGACGCCCGAATGAACGACGTCGTCTACGTGGGCGACGAAGGGCTGATGGGCGAAGTCATCGAGATCGAGGGCGACGTGACGACCATCCAAGTGTACGAAGAGACCTCGGGCGTCGGTCCGGGCGAACCCGTCGAGAACACGGGCAACCCGCTGACCGTCGACCTCGGGCCGGGACTGCTGGACACCATCTACGACGGCGTCCAGCGCCCGCTCGACGTGCTCGAGAGCAAGATGAACAGCGCGTTCCTCGACCGTGGGGTCGACGCACCGGGCATCGACCTCGAAAAGGAGTGGGAGTTCACCCCGGAGGCAGAGGAGGGCGACGAGGTGGGCCGCGGCGACATCATCGGCACCGTCCCCGAGACGGTGACCATCGAGCACAAGGTGCTCGTTCCGCCGGACGCCCTCGACGAGGGCGAGACGGCGGAAGTCGTCTCCGTCGAAGACGGCGAGTTCACCGTCGACGAGACGGTGGCCGAACTCGACAACGGCGAGGAGATCCGGATGCGCCAGGAGTGGCCGGTCCGCGAGGCACGCCCCGCCGGCGAGAAGCAGACGCCCACGGAGCCGCTCCTGACCGGCCAGCGGGTGCAGGACGGCCTGTTCCCCATCGCCAAGGGCGGCACGGCGGCGATTCCGGGTCCCTTCGGCTCGGGGAAGACCGTCACCCAACAGCAGTTGGCGAAGTGGTCCGACGCGGACATCGTCGTCTACATCGGCTGTGGCGAGCGCGGCAACGAGATGACGGAGGTCATCGAGGACTTCCCGGAACTGCCCGACCCGCAGACCGGGAACCCGCTGATGGCCCGGACGACGCTCATCGCCAACACGTCGAACATGCCCGTTGCGGCGCGTGAATCCTGCGTCTACACCGGCATCACCATCGCGGAGTACTACCGCGACATGGGGTACGACGTGGCGCTGATGGCCGACTCCACCTCGCGGTGGGCCGAGGCCATGCGCGAGATTTCCTCGCGCCTGGAGGAGATGCCCGGCGAGGAGGGCTACCCGGCCTACCTCGCGGCGCGGCTCTCCCAGTTCTACGAGCGTGCGGGCTACTTCGAGAACATCAACGACACCGAAGGCTCGATTTCGGTCGTCGGGGCCGTGTCGCCGCCCGGCGGCGACTTCTCCGAGCCGGTGACCCAGAACACGCTCCGCATCGTCAAATGTTTCTGGGCGCTCGACGCCGACCTGGCCGAGCGCCGGCACTTCCCCTCGATCAACTGGAACGAGTCCTACTCCCTCTACCGGGATCAGCTCGACCCGTGGTTCGTGGACAACGTCGCGGAGGACTTCCCGGAGGTTCGACAGTGGGCGGTCGACACCCTCGACGAGGAGGGCGAACTGCAGGAAATCGTCCAGCTCGTCGGCAAGGACGCGCTGCCGGAGGACCAGCAGCTCACCCTCGAAGTCGCACGGTACATCCGCGAGGCGTGGCTCCAGCAGAACGCGTTCCACGACGTCGACACCTACTGCGAACCCGACAAGACGTACCTCATCCTCACGACGATCAAGACGTTCAACGACGAGGCGTTCGACGCGCTCGAAGCCGGCGTCCCCGTCGAGGAGATCACGGCCGTCGACGCCCTGCCGCGCATCAACCGCATCGGCGTCCAGGAGGACTACGAGGCGTACATGGACGAACTGAAAGACGAAATCACCGAGCAGATTCGGGAGCTGTACTGA
- a CDS encoding V-type ATP synthase subunit F, translating to MSQEIAVIGSPDFTTGFRLAGVRKFENVPDEEKDEALDDAVMRTLDDDDVGIVVMHDEDMAHLSRQAREAVEGSIEPVLVTLGGGAGSGGLREQIKRAIGIDLMEED from the coding sequence ATGAGCCAGGAAATCGCCGTCATCGGGAGCCCCGACTTCACGACGGGCTTCCGACTCGCTGGCGTACGCAAGTTCGAGAACGTACCGGACGAGGAGAAAGACGAGGCGCTCGACGACGCCGTCATGCGGACGCTCGACGACGACGACGTCGGCATCGTCGTGATGCACGACGAGGACATGGCGCATCTCTCCCGGCAGGCCCGGGAGGCCGTGGAGGGCAGCATCGAACCGGTGCTGGTCACCCTCGGCGGCGGCGCCGGCAGCGGCGGCCTGCGCGAGCAGATCAAACGAGCCATCGGTATCGACCTGATGGAGGAAGACTAA
- a CDS encoding V-type ATP synthase subunit C — protein MSASPGSSNPEYVTARVRSRRSALFSDDDYRKLVRMGPAEIARFMEESEYEREINALGARHSGVDLIEYGLNRNLAKHFNDLLAWADGRLYDLIARYLRKFDAWNVKTVLRGIYSGADRESVETDLIRAGELDDRLLDRLLDAGSIEEAIDLLDRTTFADPLRVAFDDYEESGVLVPLENAIDRVFYDQLLSGLVVGEATETYREFLQAEIDFRNARNALRLARSGADVDPSEYFIEGGRLFTAGQLNALASNVDELVATIRESTYGDDLDDALAEFERVDSLISLERALDAALLEYSDRLGFVHPLSVAPVISYILAKEREVDNIRAIARGREAGLSKEEIEEELVIL, from the coding sequence ATGAGCGCGAGCCCCGGCAGTTCGAACCCCGAGTACGTCACTGCCCGCGTCCGGTCACGCCGGTCGGCGCTCTTCAGCGACGACGACTACCGGAAGCTCGTCCGCATGGGGCCGGCCGAAATCGCTCGCTTCATGGAGGAGTCGGAGTACGAGCGCGAGATCAACGCGCTCGGCGCACGCCACTCGGGCGTCGACCTCATCGAGTACGGCTTGAACCGGAACCTGGCGAAACACTTCAACGACCTGTTGGCGTGGGCGGACGGCCGCCTCTACGACCTGATCGCCCGGTATCTCCGGAAGTTCGACGCGTGGAACGTGAAGACGGTCCTGCGCGGGATCTACTCCGGCGCGGACCGGGAGAGCGTGGAGACGGACCTCATCCGTGCGGGCGAACTTGACGACCGGCTGCTCGACCGGCTGCTCGACGCGGGTTCCATCGAGGAGGCCATCGATCTGCTCGACCGGACGACCTTCGCGGACCCGCTCCGTGTGGCGTTCGACGACTACGAGGAGAGCGGCGTGCTCGTCCCGCTCGAGAACGCGATCGACCGCGTGTTCTACGACCAGCTCCTGTCGGGCCTGGTCGTCGGCGAGGCGACCGAGACGTACCGCGAGTTCCTGCAGGCGGAGATCGACTTCCGGAACGCCCGGAACGCGCTCCGTCTGGCCCGGAGCGGCGCCGACGTCGACCCCTCGGAGTACTTCATCGAGGGCGGTCGGCTCTTCACCGCCGGGCAGCTGAACGCGCTGGCGTCGAACGTGGACGAACTCGTCGCGACGATCCGCGAGAGTACGTACGGCGACGACCTCGACGACGCGCTGGCGGAGTTCGAGCGGGTGGATAGCCTCATCTCGCTGGAGCGCGCGCTCGACGCGGCGCTGCTCGAATACTCGGACCGGCTCGGCTTCGTCCACCCGTTGTCGGTGGCGCCGGTCATCTCCTACATCCTCGCGAAGGAGCGCGAGGTGGACAACATCCGCGCCATCGCCCGCGGCCGCGAGGCCGGCCTGTCCAAGGAGGAGATCGAGGAGGAACTGGTGATCCTATGA
- a CDS encoding V-type ATP synthase subunit E, with amino-acid sequence MSLETVAEDIRDEARARAEEIREEADERAEEIIADAEADAEEIREEREAEVDREIEQRREQTVSSAKLEAKQARLEARRDALAEVREAVEAAIADIDGERRRSLTETLLDAAAEEFEGTESVSVYGRADDQELLEDLLEGYEGFSVAGEHDCLGGVVVESEESRVRVNNTFDSIIETVWEDNLKELSNRLFER; translated from the coding sequence ATGAGTTTAGAAACAGTCGCCGAGGACATTCGGGACGAGGCCCGCGCGCGTGCGGAGGAGATCCGCGAGGAAGCCGACGAGCGCGCCGAAGAGATCATCGCCGACGCCGAGGCCGACGCGGAAGAGATCCGCGAGGAGCGCGAGGCCGAGGTCGACCGCGAGATCGAACAGCGGCGCGAACAGACGGTCTCCAGCGCGAAACTCGAGGCCAAGCAGGCCCGACTGGAGGCCCGACGCGACGCGCTGGCGGAGGTCCGCGAGGCGGTCGAGGCCGCCATCGCCGACATCGACGGCGAGCGCCGTCGGTCGCTGACCGAGACGCTCCTCGACGCGGCCGCCGAGGAGTTCGAGGGGACCGAGTCGGTCTCCGTCTACGGTCGCGCGGACGATCAGGAACTGCTCGAAGACCTGCTCGAGGGGTACGAGGGCTTCAGCGTCGCCGGCGAACACGACTGCCTCGGCGGCGTCGTCGTCGAGAGCGAGGAGTCGCGGGTCCGCGTGAACAACACCTTCGACTCCATCATCGAGACGGTCTGGGAGGACAACTTGAAGGAACTGAGTAACCGACTGTTCGAGCGATGA
- a CDS encoding F0F1 ATP synthase subunit C, with product MYELATQLASVVLQAEGAAAPAITAPAAAALAVGLAAFGAGYAERGIGAAAVGAVAEDQDLFVQSLILTVLPETLVILALVVVFLV from the coding sequence ATGTACGAACTCGCAACGCAGCTGGCATCCGTCGTACTGCAGGCAGAAGGGGCAGCCGCACCGGCCATCACGGCTCCGGCCGCCGCGGCGCTGGCCGTCGGGCTGGCCGCTTTCGGCGCAGGGTACGCCGAGCGTGGCATCGGCGCGGCCGCCGTCGGCGCCGTCGCGGAGGATCAGGACCTTTTCGTCCAGAGCCTGATTCTCACCGTCCTGCCGGAGACACTCGTGATCCTCGCGCTGGTCGTCGTGTTCCTGGTCTGA
- a CDS encoding V-type ATP synthase subunit I, which yields MLRPEQMSKVSVTGSQGVMDDVVEAVHDCNLLHVTDYDGSWEGFEPGNPTDGAEAASEKLVTVRSIESILDVDAEDAGPTRIVTDEALEEELGEIRERVNELEDRRDEIRTELGQVEERIAAVEPFATLGIDLDLLSGYETLDVIVGEGEREAVERAIVDAGGIDAVELFAEDGIVAAFVRPAESADEDVLTDALVGIDFTAIEVPDAEGAPEEYVAELEHRQQQLETKLRSVENELNEVKLDAAGFLLAAEEKLSIDVQKREAPLSFATTDNAFVAEGWIPTAEYTDFAATITDAVGDHAEVEELERAAFASDGSEVHEEVVAGSAGGTAAADGGDEVRADGGGSVVMRDDSPPVIPNNPGVVRPFEILTQAVSRPKYDEFDPTVVLFLTFPAFFGFMIGDLGYGALYTLIGYYLYSNFEGEAFKSMGGVTIFAGLFTMLFGILYGELFGLHVIATYFWEGALGLSHPPMEKGLSPAGQSYALTWLVVSILVGILHLNVGYVFDFVENLELHDAKHALFESGSWILMLNGLWIAILSPDVISATPDFMFTIFDGSGVAPEGVAAVEATYALGFNGFPQLVGFLGLGAFFLGLVLLVVGEPVEAIEFLNVLVNALSYTRIAAVLLAKAGMAFTVNLLFFGVYVTGEGSEAAFHFGLGHMPEVGTMSHGHEVTEIMFGGLVHSGPAMLIVGLLVLVLGHALVLALGVTSAGLQAVRLEYVEFFGKFYGGGGREYEPFGYERRYTTED from the coding sequence ATGCTCAGACCTGAGCAAATGAGCAAGGTCTCGGTGACGGGATCGCAGGGGGTCATGGACGACGTCGTCGAGGCGGTCCACGACTGTAACCTGCTTCACGTCACCGACTACGACGGGTCCTGGGAGGGGTTCGAACCGGGCAACCCGACAGACGGCGCCGAGGCGGCCTCCGAGAAGCTGGTGACGGTTCGCTCCATCGAGAGCATCCTCGACGTCGACGCCGAGGACGCCGGCCCGACGCGTATCGTCACCGACGAGGCGCTCGAGGAGGAACTCGGCGAGATTCGGGAGCGAGTCAACGAGCTCGAGGACCGACGCGACGAGATTCGGACGGAGCTCGGCCAGGTGGAGGAGCGGATCGCGGCCGTCGAGCCGTTCGCGACGCTCGGTATCGACCTCGACCTGCTCTCGGGTTACGAGACGCTCGACGTGATCGTCGGCGAGGGCGAACGCGAGGCCGTCGAACGCGCCATCGTCGACGCCGGCGGCATCGACGCCGTCGAGCTGTTCGCCGAGGATGGCATCGTCGCGGCGTTCGTCCGCCCGGCCGAGAGCGCGGACGAAGACGTGCTCACCGACGCGCTGGTCGGCATCGACTTCACGGCCATCGAGGTCCCCGACGCCGAGGGGGCGCCCGAGGAGTACGTCGCGGAGCTCGAACACCGACAACAGCAGCTCGAAACCAAACTTCGCTCCGTCGAGAACGAACTGAACGAGGTGAAACTCGACGCGGCCGGCTTCCTGCTGGCCGCCGAAGAGAAGCTTTCGATCGACGTACAGAAACGCGAAGCGCCGCTCTCCTTCGCGACGACCGACAACGCGTTCGTCGCCGAAGGGTGGATTCCGACCGCCGAGTACACCGACTTCGCGGCGACGATCACCGACGCCGTCGGCGATCACGCCGAGGTCGAGGAACTGGAGCGTGCGGCTTTCGCCTCCGACGGCAGCGAGGTCCACGAGGAAGTCGTCGCCGGCAGCGCCGGGGGCACGGCGGCCGCCGACGGCGGGGACGAGGTCCGCGCCGACGGCGGCGGTTCGGTCGTCATGCGCGACGACTCGCCGCCGGTCATCCCGAACAACCCCGGCGTCGTCAGGCCGTTCGAGATCCTGACGCAGGCCGTCAGCCGGCCGAAGTACGACGAGTTCGACCCCACGGTCGTGCTCTTCCTGACGTTCCCGGCCTTCTTCGGGTTCATGATCGGTGACCTCGGCTACGGGGCGCTGTACACCCTGATCGGGTACTACCTCTACTCGAACTTCGAGGGTGAGGCGTTCAAGAGTATGGGCGGCGTCACCATCTTCGCCGGCCTCTTTACGATGCTCTTTGGCATCCTCTACGGCGAACTCTTCGGTCTGCACGTGATCGCGACGTACTTCTGGGAGGGTGCGCTCGGTCTCTCGCATCCGCCGATGGAGAAGGGGCTCTCGCCTGCGGGGCAGTCCTACGCCCTGACGTGGTTGGTCGTGAGCATCCTGGTGGGCATCCTCCACCTCAACGTGGGCTACGTCTTCGACTTCGTCGAGAACCTCGAACTGCACGACGCGAAACACGCGCTCTTCGAGAGCGGGTCGTGGATCCTGATGCTGAACGGGCTCTGGATCGCCATCCTCTCGCCCGACGTCATCAGCGCCACACCCGACTTCATGTTCACCATCTTCGACGGGTCGGGCGTCGCGCCGGAGGGCGTCGCGGCGGTCGAAGCCACCTACGCGCTCGGGTTCAACGGCTTCCCGCAACTCGTCGGGTTCCTCGGCCTCGGGGCGTTCTTCCTGGGGCTGGTCCTGCTCGTCGTGGGCGAACCGGTCGAAGCCATCGAGTTCCTGAACGTGCTGGTGAACGCGCTGTCGTACACCCGGATCGCCGCGGTGCTGCTGGCGAAGGCGGGGATGGCCTTCACGGTCAACCTGCTGTTTTTCGGCGTGTACGTCACCGGCGAAGGGTCCGAGGCGGCGTTCCACTTCGGCCTCGGCCACATGCCGGAGGTGGGGACGATGTCCCACGGCCACGAAGTGACGGAGATCATGTTCGGCGGGCTGGTCCACTCCGGACCGGCCATGCTGATCGTCGGCCTTCTCGTCCTCGTGCTCGGCCACGCGCTCGTCCTCGCGCTCGGCGTGACGAGCGCCGGCCTGCAGGCGGTGCGTCTCGAGTACGTGGAGTTCTTCGGGAAGTTCTACGGCGGCGGCGGTCGGGAGTACGAGCCGTTCGGCTACGAGCGACGGTACACGACCGAGGACTGA
- the ahaH gene encoding ATP synthase archaeal subunit H, whose protein sequence is MPRPEVLERIKAAEEEAEEIVAEASQDRDDRIAEARERADEIRAEAEEEAEEAAERRLDEAESEIEAEATEIREEGQAAREELIAQAESQMDEAVEYAITQFEEAVHAQT, encoded by the coding sequence ATGCCGAGACCAGAGGTTCTCGAACGGATCAAGGCGGCCGAGGAGGAGGCCGAGGAGATCGTCGCGGAGGCGTCACAGGACCGCGACGATCGGATCGCGGAGGCGCGCGAGCGCGCAGACGAGATTCGCGCCGAGGCCGAGGAAGAGGCCGAGGAGGCAGCCGAGCGCCGCCTCGACGAAGCCGAATCGGAGATCGAGGCCGAAGCGACGGAGATCCGCGAAGAGGGGCAGGCGGCTCGCGAGGAACTCATCGCCCAGGCCGAATCGCAGATGGACGAGGCGGTCGAGTACGCCATCACACAGTTCGAGGAGGCGGTGCATGCTCAGACCTGA
- a CDS encoding DUF7860 family protein, protein MTGRYGDLDYPTLAKRGTILGLCLFAVGAAGELGAHALGRRLPAWEATLLFDAEVLGVALFLLSPLVFGVVLPLTE, encoded by the coding sequence ATGACTGGACGCTACGGCGACCTCGACTACCCGACGCTGGCGAAACGCGGGACGATACTCGGTCTCTGTCTGTTCGCGGTCGGCGCGGCGGGCGAACTCGGCGCCCACGCCCTCGGACGCCGACTCCCGGCGTGGGAGGCGACGCTCCTGTTCGACGCCGAAGTGCTCGGCGTCGCCCTCTTTCTGCTCTCGCCGCTCGTGTTCGGGGTCGTCCTCCCGCTGACGGAGTGA
- a CDS encoding radical SAM protein — MISKGCEQCAKGGKMVLFVYGYCDQRDCFYCPLGENRKNVDTVYANEREVESDEDVLTEAHRMDALGTSITGGEPQEALDRTCHYLSLLKEEFGEDHHTHLYTGITGGRENMRRLSEAGLDEIRFHPPLDLWGDLHGTEWEEILYVAREEGLTPAFEIPGIRAEPEFLDFLDEGAAEFCNVNEFEMSDGNYRRMQEKGYDLREGHMSAVESPKEEILSVMGDHDRVYFCTSVFKDAAQHRRRLKRMARKIRREFDEVTDDGTLVYGKTWVTEQRLQELGVPEEFYTVKSDHVELAWWLLEEMVDEGDVGEGEIVEQYPTVDGTVVERTPLV; from the coding sequence ATGATCTCGAAGGGCTGTGAACAGTGCGCCAAGGGCGGAAAGATGGTGCTGTTCGTCTACGGCTACTGCGACCAGCGCGACTGCTTCTACTGCCCGCTCGGGGAGAATCGAAAGAACGTCGACACCGTCTACGCCAACGAGCGGGAAGTCGAGAGCGACGAGGACGTGTTGACCGAGGCCCATCGGATGGACGCCCTCGGCACCTCCATCACGGGCGGCGAACCCCAGGAGGCCCTCGACCGGACCTGTCACTACCTCTCCCTGCTGAAAGAGGAGTTCGGCGAGGACCACCACACCCACCTCTACACGGGGATCACGGGCGGCCGGGAGAACATGCGCCGCCTCTCCGAAGCGGGGCTGGACGAGATTCGCTTCCACCCGCCGCTGGACCTGTGGGGTGACCTCCACGGCACCGAGTGGGAAGAGATCCTGTACGTCGCCCGCGAAGAGGGGCTGACGCCCGCGTTCGAGATTCCCGGGATCCGTGCCGAACCCGAGTTCCTCGACTTCTTGGACGAAGGGGCGGCGGAGTTCTGCAACGTCAACGAGTTCGAGATGTCCGACGGCAACTACCGTCGGATGCAGGAGAAGGGGTACGACCTCCGCGAGGGTCACATGAGCGCGGTGGAGTCGCCGAAAGAGGAGATCCTTTCAGTGATGGGCGACCACGACCGCGTCTACTTCTGTACCTCGGTGTTCAAAGACGCCGCCCAGCACCGCCGCCGCTTGAAGCGGATGGCCCGAAAGATCCGTCGGGAGTTCGACGAGGTGACCGACGACGGCACCCTCGTCTACGGCAAGACGTGGGTAACCGAACAGCGTCTGCAGGAACTCGGCGTCCCCGAGGAGTTCTACACGGTCAAATCCGACCACGTCGAACTCGCGTGGTGGCTCCTAGAGGAGATGGTCGACGAGGGCGACGTGGGCGAGGGCGAAATCGTCGAGCAGTATCCGACGGTCGACGGCACCGTGGTGGAACGGACACCGCTGGTGTAG
- a CDS encoding cysteine hydrolase family protein, which translates to MPYDPDSTALVVVDMQNGFCHPDGSLYAPASEAAIDDVAALVRRAHDAGARVVYTRDVHPPEQFDDAHYYDEFERWGEHVLEGSWEAELVDELDVAPADHVVEKHTYDAFHETDLDGWLSARGIDDLLICGTLANVCVLHTAGSAGLRDYRPVLVEDAIGYIDEADHEYALDHADWLFGETTTRDAVGFRPTC; encoded by the coding sequence ATGCCGTACGATCCCGACTCAACGGCGCTCGTCGTCGTCGACATGCAGAACGGGTTCTGTCACCCCGACGGGAGCCTCTACGCCCCAGCGAGCGAAGCCGCAATCGACGACGTGGCGGCGCTCGTCCGCCGCGCCCACGACGCCGGCGCCCGCGTCGTCTACACCCGCGACGTCCATCCCCCCGAACAGTTCGACGACGCCCACTACTACGACGAGTTCGAGCGCTGGGGGGAGCACGTCCTCGAAGGCTCGTGGGAGGCGGAACTCGTCGACGAACTCGACGTGGCGCCGGCCGACCACGTCGTCGAGAAACACACCTACGACGCGTTCCACGAGACGGACCTCGACGGCTGGCTCTCGGCGCGCGGCATCGACGACCTGCTCATCTGTGGCACCCTCGCCAACGTCTGCGTCCTCCACACCGCCGGCAGTGCGGGCCTTCGCGACTACCGCCCCGTCCTCGTCGAGGACGCCATCGGCTACATCGACGAAGCCGACCACGAGTACGCCCTCGACCACGCCGACTGGCTGTTCGGCGAGACGACGACCCGCGACGCCGTCGGCTTCCGACCGACCTGCTAG
- a CDS encoding CopG family ribbon-helix-helix protein — protein sequence MTVVSISMPEELVERIDAFADEHGYTGRSEVVREASRNLLGEFEDKRLADRDLMAVVTVIFDYETTSVEERMMGLRHDYEGLVVANFHSHVGSHYCMELFVLEGQLETISTFVGKIRATKDTLSVDYSVMPVDEFGPFASPE from the coding sequence ATGACCGTCGTCAGCATCTCGATGCCCGAGGAGTTGGTGGAGCGAATCGACGCGTTCGCCGACGAACACGGCTACACCGGCCGGAGCGAAGTCGTCCGCGAGGCGTCGCGGAACCTGCTCGGCGAGTTCGAGGACAAGCGACTGGCGGACCGCGACCTCATGGCCGTCGTCACGGTCATCTTCGACTACGAGACGACGAGCGTCGAGGAGCGGATGATGGGCCTCCGCCACGACTACGAGGGCCTCGTCGTCGCCAACTTCCACAGCCACGTCGGCTCCCACTACTGCATGGAACTGTTCGTCCTCGAAGGGCAGTTGGAGACCATCTCGACGTTCGTCGGCAAGATCCGGGCGACGAAAGACACCCTCAGTGTCGACTACTCGGTGATGCCCGTCGACGAGTTCGGGCCGTTCGCGTCGCCCGAATAG
- a CDS encoding alanyl-tRNA editing protein: MTELRYLPDDDDVTEFEATVVETTADYVILDGTHFYPGGGGQPADRGALSWPGGEAAVVDARKNHGDVRHYVDDVRGELPGVGTTVAGRIDAERRDRLTRLHTAQHVVSRVVLDEYGAATVGNGLSTDGGWVEFEGADVDVAEIERLTNAAVDRDLAVHKAERPRAVVEDAVPEGRAQLDLIPDHVDPMRVVDVEGFDVCPCGGTHVDALGDIGTVRITGASAEDGVTRVAFDVTP; this comes from the coding sequence ATGACCGAACTCCGCTACCTCCCCGACGACGACGACGTGACCGAGTTCGAGGCGACGGTCGTCGAGACGACCGCCGACTACGTGATCCTCGACGGCACCCACTTCTACCCCGGCGGCGGCGGGCAACCGGCCGACCGCGGGGCGCTCTCGTGGCCCGGCGGCGAGGCCGCCGTCGTCGACGCCCGAAAGAACCACGGCGACGTGCGACACTACGTCGACGATGTGAGGGGGGAACTCCCCGGGGTCGGGACGACCGTCGCCGGCCGGATCGACGCCGAGCGCCGCGACCGCCTCACCCGCCTCCACACCGCCCAGCACGTCGTCTCCCGTGTCGTTCTCGACGAGTACGGGGCGGCGACGGTCGGGAACGGCCTCTCGACGGACGGCGGCTGGGTCGAGTTCGAGGGGGCCGATGTCGACGTGGCCGAAATCGAGCGACTGACGAACGCCGCCGTCGACCGCGACCTCGCCGTCCACAAGGCCGAACGTCCCCGTGCCGTCGTCGAAGACGCGGTGCCCGAGGGACGGGCACAGCTCGATCTGATCCCCGACCACGTCGATCCGATGCGCGTCGTCGACGTCGAAGGCTTCGACGTCTGCCCCTGTGGCGGCACGCACGTCGACGCCCTCGGCGACATCGGGACCGTCCGGATCACGGGGGCGTCGGCCGAGGACGGCGTCACGCGGGTCGCGTTCGACGTGACGCCGTAA
- a CDS encoding PDZ domain-containing protein translates to MGADSDEGYEAVYRTAMPSVASVHVSHPDTEGGAGAGPGVVYDADGHLVTNQHVVGGASEVDLRFAEGDWRVGRVGGGDVVVGVEGTRIDSHEALVRYLVTEEPGGTVDLRVVRGGRETSEHVRLEARPDPGDGADGRRRRLRGR, encoded by the coding sequence ATGGGAGCGGACAGCGACGAAGGGTACGAAGCGGTGTATCGCACGGCGATGCCGTCGGTGGCGTCGGTCCACGTCTCGCATCCCGACACGGAGGGCGGCGCCGGCGCCGGACCGGGGGTCGTCTACGACGCGGACGGCCACCTCGTCACGAACCAACACGTCGTCGGAGGGGCGAGTGAGGTGGACCTCCGGTTCGCCGAGGGCGACTGGCGGGTCGGCCGCGTCGGCGGCGGCGACGTCGTCGTGGGGGTAGAGGGGACGCGCATCGACTCCCACGAGGCGCTGGTCCGCTATCTCGTCACCGAGGAGCCGGGCGGGACGGTCGACCTGCGGGTCGTCCGCGGCGGCCGCGAGACGAGCGAGCACGTCCGGTTGGAGGCGCGGCCGGATCCCGGCGACGGAGCGGACGGCCGCCGGCGGCGGCTCCGGGGGCGCTGA